The proteins below are encoded in one region of Apium graveolens cultivar Ventura chromosome 4, ASM990537v1, whole genome shotgun sequence:
- the LOC141718478 gene encoding CASP-like protein 4D1 — MAILSKASAKTSLGLRILSLLLLVASVIVMVTCSIPDFIDDSNDRFTILFTYRYVFAIGIVGCLYSLVQIIFGGYHVYTHNRCIRNGCLPIFDLYGNMLISFLLATATGAGFAVTYEINKYFDIVVELGGSRNFLNQLFVSVGFLFTGFICMAILSVVSSIFRESGGSGEIT; from the exons atgGCAATATTATCAAAGGCATCAGCGAAAACAAGCTTGGGGTTGAGAATCCTCAGTCTTTTACTTTTGGTTGCTTCCGTTATTGTTATGGTCACCTGTTCCATCCCCGATTTTATTGATGATTCCAATGATCGTTTCACTATTCTCTTCACTTACAG GTATGTGTTTGCAATTGGTATTGTTGGGTGCTTATATTCACTGGTTCAGATAATATTTGGTGGGTACCATGTGTACACCCACAACAGGTGCATTCGCAACGGCTGTCTTCCCATTTTCGATCTTTATGGTAACATG CTGATTAGCTTCCTATTGGCAACTGCAACGGGTGCTGGATTTGCAGTGACTTATGAAATAAACAAATATTTCGACATAGTGGTAGAACTTGGTGGATCAAGAAACTTTCTTAACCAACTCTTTGTTTCTGTTGGTTTTTTATTTACGGGATTCATCTGTATGGCTATTCTCTCTGTAGTTTCATCCATCTTTAGAGAATCTGGGGGTTCAG GTGAAATTACTtga